Proteins encoded in a region of the Sulfurovum xiamenensis genome:
- a CDS encoding Fur family transcriptional regulator: protein MIEYPLLLEKFQTLLKENALKFTKQRELVLKFLYENNGHFTPEDIYTLLKEQHPDVNIGIATVYRTLALLETSEIASSISFGVQGKKYELGLKKHHDHLICTKCGNIIEFYDEIIEERQEEIAKKFNFQMTDHTMKITGLCEKCQ from the coding sequence ATGATTGAATACCCTCTCCTTCTAGAAAAGTTCCAGACACTTCTAAAAGAAAACGCTCTGAAGTTCACAAAACAACGAGAGCTTGTTTTAAAGTTTCTTTATGAAAACAATGGACACTTTACGCCTGAGGATATCTATACCTTACTGAAAGAGCAACACCCGGATGTCAATATCGGTATTGCGACTGTCTATCGTACGCTTGCTCTACTTGAAACATCAGAGATCGCCAGCTCCATCTCTTTTGGTGTACAGGGTAAAAAATATGAACTTGGGCTTAAGAAACATCATGATCACCTGATCTGTACAAAGTGTGGTAATATTATAGAATTCTACGACGAGATCATTGAAGAGAGACAAGAAGAGATAGCAAAAAAGTTCAACTTTCAAATGACAGACCATACGATGAAGATCACCGGTCTTTGTGAGAAGTGCCAATAA
- a CDS encoding CvpA family protein — MDFSMEGFSMMDFNYFDVTISAIVLILGIKGFMQGFIKEIFGLLGLVGGVYFASRLSDKAATFIDTNFLPLENASLLKLIGFLAILIIIWVSATILGTIFSKLTSESGLGFLNRLFGFIAGGGKYFLIFALIVTALSNVTLIKDNLEKYINDSILYPYLRATGSYLINLDTSDLGLTVSDTKEVTAPAETNVSVETNTSIETNNTIEKQGSV; from the coding sequence ATGGATTTTTCAATGGAAGGCTTTTCAATGATGGACTTTAACTACTTTGATGTCACGATCTCAGCCATAGTACTGATACTTGGGATCAAAGGTTTTATGCAGGGATTTATCAAAGAAATATTTGGTCTGTTGGGTCTGGTAGGCGGTGTCTACTTTGCCTCTAGACTTTCTGATAAAGCTGCAACATTTATTGATACGAACTTTTTGCCTTTAGAGAATGCATCCCTGTTAAAACTTATCGGTTTCCTCGCTATTTTGATCATTATTTGGGTAAGTGCTACCATCCTTGGTACGATATTTTCTAAACTTACCAGCGAAAGCGGTTTAGGTTTTCTCAATCGTCTTTTTGGTTTCATCGCAGGAGGGGGGAAGTACTTCCTCATTTTTGCATTGATCGTAACTGCGTTATCCAATGTCACACTGATCAAAGATAATTTAGAAAAGTATATCAATGATTCTATACTTTATCCATATCTCAGAGCGACAGGTTCATACCTTATCAACCTTGACACCTCTGATTTGGGGCTGACTGTTTCAGATACAAAAGAAGTCACTGCTCCGGCTGAAACAAATGTTTCAGTGGAGACAAATACTTCAATTGAAACCAATAACACGATAGAAAAACAAGGTTCAGTATGA
- a CDS encoding type IV pilus twitching motility protein PilT, with protein MAAFDIKKLLQSVVTHGASDLHLVSRTEPQIRLDGVLKPVNLPVLTGDDIEEMCYSLITEKQKQQFEEHDELDFALLLPGIGRFRANYYRTLGDTAAAFRIIPIDVPSLDDLGAPEVYKSLIKREKGLILVTGPTGSGKSTTLAAMLNEINLHEQKHIVTVEDPVEFIHQNKKSVFSHRGVGEDTSSFATALKYAMRQDPDIILIGEMRDKETIEAGLTAAETGHLVFGTLHTSSAPGTINRIIDVFTGDEQPQIRAMIASSLVAVIAQALLPKLGGGRVAASEILVTNHAISNLIREDKVHQIYSQMQLGQGDTGMQTQTQALLKFLKDGKISRDVAMQYANRPAELSGKV; from the coding sequence ATGGCTGCTTTTGATATCAAAAAACTGCTTCAAAGTGTTGTTACACACGGTGCATCGGACCTACACCTCGTAAGTCGTACCGAACCACAGATCAGACTCGACGGTGTACTTAAACCCGTTAATCTACCTGTACTGACAGGGGATGATATCGAGGAGATGTGTTACTCTCTTATCACAGAGAAACAGAAACAACAATTTGAAGAGCATGATGAACTTGACTTCGCACTCTTGCTTCCTGGCATCGGACGGTTCAGGGCAAACTACTATCGTACATTAGGGGACACTGCTGCTGCATTCAGGATCATTCCTATTGATGTGCCTTCTTTGGATGACCTGGGTGCGCCTGAAGTCTATAAAAGTCTTATCAAAAGAGAAAAAGGGCTTATTCTGGTCACCGGACCGACAGGTTCTGGTAAATCAACCACACTGGCAGCGATGCTTAATGAGATCAACCTTCATGAACAAAAACACATTGTTACCGTGGAAGATCCTGTGGAATTTATTCACCAGAATAAAAAATCCGTCTTCTCTCACAGAGGTGTAGGTGAAGATACCTCCTCTTTTGCCACAGCACTCAAATATGCCATGCGTCAAGACCCGGACATCATACTGATCGGGGAGATGAGGGATAAAGAGACTATAGAAGCCGGACTGACTGCCGCTGAAACAGGTCACCTTGTATTTGGTACCCTGCATACTTCTTCAGCACCGGGAACCATTAACCGTATTATCGATGTATTTACAGGGGATGAACAACCACAGATCAGAGCGATGATCGCCTCTTCACTGGTAGCAGTTATCGCACAGGCGCTTCTCCCTAAGCTGGGAGGGGGTCGTGTGGCTGCTTCAGAGATCCTGGTCACAAATCATGCGATCTCAAACCTCATACGTGAAGATAAAGTGCACCAGATCTATTCACAAATGCAATTAGGACAAGGGGATACAGGTATGCAAACGCAAACACAGGCTCTGCTTAAATTCCTCAAAGACGGGAAGATAAGCCGTGATGTTGCTATGCAGTATGCCAACAGACCAGCTGAACTTTCTGGTAAAGTATGA
- a CDS encoding arsenate reductase family protein, whose amino-acid sequence MLKIYGIKNCDSVRKAIKYLKSHEIAYEFIDFRETPVGEETIASWLKHTDIKTLFNTRGTTYRTLKLKELDLSDEEKQQWLAKENMLIKRPVIELDNKVIVGYNESQYLKTIH is encoded by the coding sequence ATGTTAAAGATCTATGGTATAAAAAATTGTGACAGTGTCAGAAAAGCGATAAAATATCTGAAATCCCATGAGATAGCCTATGAGTTTATAGATTTCCGTGAAACACCTGTGGGCGAGGAGACTATCGCTTCATGGCTAAAGCATACCGATATCAAAACCCTCTTCAATACCAGAGGCACGACCTACCGCACCTTAAAACTGAAAGAACTTGATCTTTCTGACGAAGAAAAACAACAGTGGCTCGCAAAAGAGAATATGCTCATCAAACGGCCCGTTATTGAGCTTGATAACAAGGTGATAGTTGGGTATAATGAGTCTCAATATCTAAAAACTATACATTAA
- the gatC gene encoding Asp-tRNA(Asn)/Glu-tRNA(Gln) amidotransferase subunit GatC, whose product MQIDHTVLEKLEKLSHLRIDDSKKEAVIEQLSGILTYVDNLNELDTEALDASFSTLEGGTPLRADSPREADDIAKDILSHAPQANDDFFIVPAIIE is encoded by the coding sequence ATGCAAATAGATCACACTGTTTTAGAGAAACTTGAAAAACTTTCACACCTAAGGATCGACGATTCTAAAAAAGAAGCGGTGATCGAACAACTCTCAGGTATCCTCACTTATGTAGATAATCTCAATGAACTGGATACGGAAGCCTTGGATGCTTCTTTCTCAACGCTTGAAGGTGGAACTCCTTTAAGAGCTGATAGTCCTAGAGAAGCCGATGATATTGCAAAAGATATCCTCTCTCATGCACCTCAAGCGAATGATGACTTTTTCATCGTGCCAGCGATCATCGAATAA
- a CDS encoding ferredoxin-thioredoxin reductase catalytic domain-containing protein: MQKLDMNSEEFKAEMEKTKEFTDKVCESKGWVYNSNEEVNEAIIMGLSRHKLLYGKRFCPCFMVEPDESKPGKFKSVDDRICPCKPAIEKELPEDGICHCQIFCTPEYREANS, encoded by the coding sequence ATGCAGAAACTGGATATGAATTCAGAAGAATTTAAAGCAGAAATGGAAAAGACAAAAGAGTTTACAGATAAAGTCTGTGAAAGTAAAGGCTGGGTCTATAACAGTAATGAAGAGGTCAATGAAGCGATCATTATGGGGCTTTCACGTCATAAATTACTTTACGGAAAAAGATTCTGTCCATGTTTTATGGTTGAACCAGATGAGTCAAAGCCGGGTAAATTCAAAAGTGTCGATGACAGGATCTGCCCATGTAAACCTGCGATAGAGAAAGAGCTCCCTGAAGATGGTATATGCCATTGTCAAATCTTTTGTACACCTGAGTACCGCGAAGCAAATAGTTAA
- a CDS encoding rhodanese-like domain-containing protein, with translation MQELLEKDDINSEELELLLEARDEGKVDFLLVDVREEMEYNMGHIKGVDMLKPTTAFQQWAQELFDETKEKKVIFTCRTGSRSGQVQHVFQQHGHTGVLNHFGGIVTYHGEIEQ, from the coding sequence ATGCAAGAGTTACTTGAAAAAGATGATATTAATTCAGAGGAATTAGAGCTTTTATTGGAAGCACGTGATGAAGGGAAAGTAGATTTCCTTTTGGTCGATGTACGGGAAGAGATGGAGTATAACATGGGCCATATTAAAGGTGTGGACATGCTTAAACCTACAACTGCTTTTCAACAATGGGCACAAGAGCTCTTTGATGAGACCAAAGAGAAGAAAGTCATCTTTACCTGCCGTACAGGTAGTAGAAGCGGACAGGTGCAACATGTATTTCAGCAACATGGACATACAGGTGTATTGAACCATTTTGGCGGTATTGTGACCTATCATGGAGAAATAGAACAATAA
- a CDS encoding YqiA/YcfP family alpha/beta fold hydrolase, whose translation MSKILYIHGFASCGEGNKSLLLKSYFGADNVIAPDLPPSPIDALALLEEILASTKIDCLVGSSLGGYYATILAEKYRMKAILLNPSTRPWETLAAYTGWQKRFCDEEVFEFKPVYLEQLKMLQTAPDKGSYLLLLQSGDEVLDYAKAQSLYNTHKVIVQYGGNHRFENLDEYLSMVEKFINK comes from the coding sequence ATGTCTAAGATCCTCTATATTCACGGTTTCGCATCTTGCGGAGAAGGGAATAAATCGTTACTCCTTAAATCCTATTTTGGTGCAGATAATGTCATAGCACCGGATCTTCCACCTTCCCCTATCGATGCTCTGGCATTGCTCGAAGAGATCTTAGCGTCCACAAAAATTGATTGTTTGGTAGGTTCATCCTTAGGCGGGTACTATGCAACTATTTTGGCTGAAAAATACCGCATGAAAGCCATACTGCTTAATCCGTCGACCCGGCCATGGGAAACTTTGGCTGCCTATACGGGGTGGCAAAAGCGTTTTTGCGATGAAGAGGTATTTGAGTTCAAGCCTGTCTATCTCGAACAACTCAAAATGTTGCAAACAGCCCCGGATAAAGGGAGCTATCTTTTGCTTTTGCAAAGCGGGGATGAAGTATTGGATTATGCTAAAGCACAATCGCTCTATAATACACACAAAGTTATCGTTCAGTATGGTGGAAATCACCGTTTTGAAAATTTGGATGAGTATCTCTCAATGGTAGAAAAATTTATAAATAAATGA
- the dapE gene encoding succinyl-diaminopimelate desuccinylase, whose protein sequence is MNVVDLLLKLLSFESLTPDDAGSLKFIEEYLDEYEAIYVNKEGVKNLMLSKKFSEGPHLCFAGHVDVVPAGDNWDTNPFVPVIKEGNIYARGAQDMKSGVAAFVQACKESEHFEGTLSVLLTSDEEGEGKYGTAVMLEHLKEIDFLPDYCIVAEPTCERVFGDAIKIGRRGSINGYLTLNGKQGHAAYPEKAINPVHQIAPILDKIAGIDLDQGDDDFAPSKMVITDIRAGMEVTNVTPGSLKMMFNVRNSTKTTQQEVKLHIDKCFDGLDYSLELTQGSYPFVTKRDSKIVQRLTSSIKNVTGVETKFSTAGGTSDARFMGAYGIDVVEFGVINDTIHAPNERTSIKEVEALCAVFKDTVKHFNEGSK, encoded by the coding sequence ATGAATGTAGTTGACCTATTGCTTAAATTGTTGAGTTTTGAATCTTTGACACCTGATGATGCAGGATCGTTAAAATTCATAGAAGAGTACCTTGATGAGTATGAGGCGATCTATGTGAACAAAGAGGGTGTCAAAAACCTGATGTTAAGTAAAAAGTTCTCAGAGGGACCACATCTTTGTTTTGCCGGACACGTAGATGTAGTGCCTGCGGGAGATAATTGGGACACAAATCCTTTTGTCCCTGTGATCAAAGAGGGCAATATCTATGCCCGTGGTGCACAAGATATGAAAAGTGGTGTAGCCGCTTTTGTACAAGCTTGTAAAGAGAGTGAACACTTTGAGGGTACACTCTCCGTACTGCTTACCTCTGATGAGGAGGGTGAAGGCAAATATGGTACGGCTGTGATGCTTGAACACCTCAAAGAGATAGATTTTTTACCCGATTACTGTATCGTTGCAGAACCGACGTGTGAACGTGTCTTTGGTGATGCCATCAAGATAGGAAGACGAGGTTCGATCAATGGATATTTAACGTTGAATGGTAAACAGGGACATGCTGCCTATCCGGAGAAAGCGATCAACCCGGTCCATCAGATAGCACCTATTTTAGATAAGATCGCAGGGATAGACCTGGACCAAGGGGATGATGATTTTGCACCAAGTAAAATGGTGATCACGGACATCCGTGCAGGAATGGAAGTTACGAATGTTACACCAGGATCATTAAAAATGATGTTTAATGTGCGTAACTCCACTAAAACTACACAACAAGAGGTTAAACTGCACATAGACAAATGTTTTGACGGCTTGGATTACAGTTTGGAATTAACGCAGGGTTCGTACCCATTTGTAACGAAAAGAGATTCAAAGATCGTACAGAGACTCACTTCCAGTATCAAAAATGTCACGGGAGTGGAAACCAAGTTTTCTACGGCCGGTGGTACCAGTGATGCTAGATTCATGGGGGCCTATGGCATAGATGTTGTAGAGTTCGGTGTGATAAATGACACCATTCATGCACCAAATGAAAGAACATCCATCAAAGAAGTTGAAGCACTTTGTGCTGTGTTTAAAGATACAGTGAAACATTTTAATGAAGGATCAAAATGA
- a CDS encoding thioredoxin family protein, whose protein sequence is MNKIVLGVLLFSSLLFSVEWSKDLETAFATAKKEHKNIMVLVEGENCRWCKKLKHRTLADEAVEKRLEKFVTVKVMREDAFAMSELPEVKGVPTIFFMNEDKVISDEILGYVDVEDMIYYINDIEKK, encoded by the coding sequence ATGAACAAAATAGTATTAGGCGTTTTACTTTTCTCAAGTCTACTCTTTTCTGTAGAATGGAGCAAAGATCTGGAGACAGCATTTGCCACAGCAAAAAAAGAACATAAAAATATCATGGTCTTGGTTGAAGGTGAAAACTGCAGATGGTGCAAAAAACTGAAACACCGAACACTTGCTGATGAAGCAGTAGAGAAGAGGCTAGAAAAGTTCGTGACTGTCAAGGTGATGAGAGAAGATGCTTTTGCGATGTCTGAATTGCCGGAAGTAAAAGGTGTCCCTACGATTTTTTTTATGAATGAAGACAAGGTGATTTCAGATGAAATTCTGGGTTATGTGGATGTAGAGGATATGATCTATTATATCAATGATATAGAAAAAAAGTAG
- a CDS encoding DUF255 domain-containing protein, with amino-acid sequence MLKSQGIITAIIWIGLLFSYVYGEETIQVVHQQVGTPPAYEKLSWETDMDHAFERAKKEHKNVMIMVEDTRCKWCKNIKKGALSDPKVQDKLQSYILLKVQRSDKKNANRIEDFTGAIPSFYFMQPDQEVFESVVGYFATEDFLDFLKVLEEENEVFDL; translated from the coding sequence GTGTTAAAGAGTCAAGGAATCATCACAGCTATTATATGGATCGGGCTGCTCTTTTCTTACGTATATGGCGAAGAAACGATCCAGGTCGTGCATCAACAAGTGGGCACACCTCCTGCCTATGAGAAACTGAGTTGGGAAACCGATATGGATCATGCGTTTGAACGTGCCAAAAAAGAGCATAAAAATGTCATGATCATGGTAGAAGACACACGGTGCAAATGGTGTAAAAACATAAAAAAAGGTGCCTTGTCTGATCCAAAGGTACAGGATAAACTTCAGTCTTATATTTTGTTAAAAGTGCAAAGATCAGATAAGAAAAATGCTAACCGTATTGAGGATTTCACTGGAGCCATCCCGAGTTTTTATTTTATGCAGCCAGACCAAGAAGTGTTTGAGTCTGTTGTGGGCTATTTTGCTACAGAAGATTTTTTAGATTTTCTCAAGGTGCTCGAAGAAGAGAATGAGGTATTTGATCTATGA
- a CDS encoding sensor histidine kinase — MIFRRPHFTEYIMARLVTLGVFTGFFFSTLLYIFIPETDIAFSAIALLIAGFTIFIYAINRGARRMQNELRLINKYLENLEKTEKIDYKAHFFTQEFEDINQNLIKVLDSAKKREEIKQRYNAKLKLKNRQRADMISAIAHEFRNPIASIMGYAQTLEEDKEIPHALQEKFLNKIYNNGVKIEALLSRLVLWNKFESGEATLHPSQFDLYTLAQEVKTSLEEKYPQREIVLQGSSHMVEADRTLLEIVLKNLIENALKYSKDEVVVTIDKGHISVIDKGLGISSSDINKVTKKFYRSGTHSWDNSMGLGLSIVKRILELHGTELEIQSEEEKGSTFSFTL, encoded by the coding sequence ATGATCTTCAGACGTCCTCACTTTACAGAATATATTATGGCAAGACTTGTCACCTTGGGCGTCTTTACAGGTTTTTTCTTTAGTACGCTTTTGTATATTTTTATCCCTGAAACTGATATTGCTTTTTCAGCTATAGCGCTTTTGATAGCAGGCTTCACCATATTTATCTATGCCATAAATCGTGGGGCTAGACGTATGCAAAATGAACTCAGGCTTATCAATAAATATTTGGAAAATCTTGAAAAAACAGAGAAGATAGACTACAAAGCACATTTTTTTACCCAAGAGTTTGAAGATATCAACCAGAACCTTATTAAAGTACTTGATAGTGCCAAAAAACGTGAAGAGATCAAGCAACGTTATAATGCAAAGCTGAAGCTTAAAAATCGTCAGCGTGCAGATATGATCTCAGCGATCGCACATGAGTTTCGTAACCCTATCGCTTCCATCATGGGATACGCACAGACATTGGAGGAAGATAAAGAGATCCCTCACGCACTGCAGGAAAAATTTTTAAATAAGATCTATAACAATGGTGTCAAAATCGAAGCACTCCTCAGCAGACTGGTACTGTGGAATAAGTTTGAGAGTGGTGAAGCAACACTGCATCCAAGTCAGTTTGACCTCTATACTCTGGCACAGGAAGTTAAAACATCTTTAGAAGAGAAGTACCCTCAAAGAGAGATCGTACTACAAGGAAGTAGTCATATGGTCGAAGCGGATCGTACACTTCTGGAGATCGTACTCAAAAATCTGATAGAAAATGCACTGAAATATTCCAAAGATGAAGTCGTGGTCACGATAGATAAAGGGCATATATCTGTGATAGATAAAGGTTTAGGTATCTCCTCCTCGGATATTAACAAAGTCACCAAAAAGTTTTATCGTTCGGGTACACATAGCTGGGATAATTCTATGGGGCTGGGGCTTTCTATCGTCAAGCGTATCCTTGAGTTACATGGTACAGAATTAGAGATTCAGAGTGAAGAAGAAAAGGGTTCCACCTTCTCTTTTACTCTGTAA
- a CDS encoding DsrE family protein produces MKKILLSLLFTLGILYAQEAPAKVVYDLTTKDLKNFELRILSAVVSNKAHYESTLRELDVSVVIHGGAYKFFLKEPAASKFKDDKALLSSYQTLGKRIQTLADTYEVEFLVCGVGLRKHGLEKKDVYDFVKVIPNASIGLIDKQNEGYAYVPIRD; encoded by the coding sequence ATGAAAAAAATTCTCTTGAGCCTACTCTTCACTTTAGGCATATTATACGCACAAGAAGCGCCTGCCAAAGTTGTGTACGATCTGACCACCAAAGATCTGAAGAATTTTGAACTGCGTATTTTAAGTGCCGTGGTATCCAATAAAGCACATTATGAAAGTACCCTACGTGAGCTTGATGTTTCGGTGGTCATTCATGGCGGTGCCTACAAGTTCTTTCTAAAGGAACCTGCAGCAAGTAAATTTAAAGATGACAAAGCCTTACTTTCTAGCTATCAAACGCTTGGAAAACGTATACAAACACTGGCCGACACCTATGAGGTTGAATTTTTGGTATGCGGGGTCGGTTTACGGAAACATGGTCTGGAAAAAAAAGATGTCTATGACTTTGTAAAGGTCATCCCGAATGCATCGATAGGTCTGATCGACAAACAGAATGAGGGGTATGCCTATGTACCTATCAGGGATTAA
- a CDS encoding response regulator transcription factor → MKILILEDESILALSMREFLEESGYEVECFTDADSAYDAIYENVYDLLLLDVKVPGEKNGFEMLEELREDGNVTPAIFITSLTDIDDLSRGYECGACDYIRKPFDLAELKLRVEQVMKVQCFASSDESIELPSGYSYDLKKMKLTFNGETVQLAKTEAKILELLIKKRGSVVSCEMFWEEVWGEWVDPANIRVQVGSLRKKLEKDFIKNVRGVGYSIDF, encoded by the coding sequence ATGAAAATACTAATTTTAGAAGATGAAAGTATACTTGCACTCAGTATGAGAGAATTTTTAGAAGAGAGCGGGTATGAAGTTGAATGTTTCACCGATGCTGATTCAGCGTATGATGCGATTTATGAGAATGTCTATGATCTACTGCTTTTGGATGTGAAAGTACCTGGTGAGAAGAATGGTTTTGAAATGCTCGAGGAGTTACGGGAAGATGGCAATGTGACACCAGCTATCTTCATTACCTCATTGACGGATATAGATGATCTTAGCCGGGGGTATGAGTGTGGTGCGTGTGATTATATACGGAAACCTTTTGACCTTGCGGAACTGAAATTACGGGTAGAGCAGGTGATGAAAGTACAATGTTTTGCTTCATCCGATGAGAGTATAGAACTACCATCAGGGTATAGCTATGACCTTAAAAAGATGAAGCTTACGTTTAATGGTGAAACGGTACAACTTGCTAAAACAGAGGCAAAGATACTGGAACTTCTTATCAAAAAGAGAGGCTCTGTGGTAAGTTGTGAAATGTTTTGGGAAGAGGTATGGGGAGAGTGGGTAGATCCTGCCAATATTCGTGTACAGGTAGGTAGTTTACGGAAAAAACTTGAAAAAGATTTTATTAAAAATGTGCGTGGTGTAGGGTATAGTATTGATTTTTAA
- a CDS encoding sensor histidine kinase encodes MIFNTDDFARKYAFIYTGILAVLLIAPLVVYVQLLLQIDEAKVKLSLESQAKKIITSMQHYQNEDQVYYFPRYKEYKAALYTDQYEVIFSNLEFEPLSFTEGFHQKRNRYYYVYPLPNAYYFGASYLLVSTIHTANNIYFFAAMVMIAIVIALFIFSFLLLRNFSRPFEKLNTQLDNFIKDSMHEINTPLSIINLNSDLFASKYGENKYLLRMKSAAKTLATIYNDMDYLVKEGRVKYKKSDLDFGEFIQNRVDYFQEIANLKQIQLQTNILSGLTHTFSKTKLQRIVDNTISNAIKYSNDNSNVEISVYRVDDHIVFEVQDHGVGIKDTSKIFSRYYRENEAKGGFGIGLNIVKKIIDEEDILLEVDSKFGEGTTFKYIF; translated from the coding sequence TTGATTTTTAATACCGATGATTTTGCCCGTAAATATGCGTTTATCTATACGGGGATATTGGCTGTTCTGTTGATAGCACCGCTGGTAGTCTATGTACAGCTGCTTTTACAGATAGATGAGGCAAAAGTAAAACTCTCTCTTGAATCACAGGCAAAGAAGATCATCACCTCGATGCAGCACTATCAAAACGAAGATCAAGTCTACTATTTCCCACGCTATAAAGAGTATAAAGCAGCACTCTATACGGATCAGTATGAAGTGATATTTTCCAATTTAGAGTTTGAACCTTTGTCATTTACAGAAGGTTTTCATCAAAAAAGAAATCGTTACTATTATGTTTATCCCCTTCCAAACGCTTATTATTTCGGTGCAAGCTATTTATTGGTCTCTACGATTCATACGGCCAATAATATTTACTTTTTTGCTGCTATGGTCATGATCGCTATTGTGATCGCGCTATTTATATTTTCATTTTTATTGCTTAGAAATTTTTCAAGGCCTTTTGAAAAACTCAATACGCAGCTTGATAACTTCATCAAAGATTCTATGCATGAGATCAATACGCCTTTAAGTATCATTAACCTCAATTCTGATCTTTTTGCGAGTAAATATGGTGAAAATAAATATCTGTTGCGAATGAAGTCTGCTGCCAAAACACTTGCGACGATTTACAATGATATGGATTATCTTGTCAAAGAAGGAAGGGTCAAGTATAAAAAAAGCGACTTGGACTTTGGTGAATTTATCCAAAATAGAGTAGATTATTTTCAAGAAATAGCAAATCTTAAGCAGATACAACTCCAAACGAATATCCTTTCGGGACTTACACATACTTTTTCAAAAACGAAACTGCAACGTATCGTTGACAACACGATCTCGAATGCTATCAAATACAGCAATGACAATAGTAATGTTGAGATCAGTGTATATAGGGTGGATGACCATATAGTATTTGAAGTACAAGATCATGGTGTCGGTATAAAGGATACGAGTAAAATATTTTCACGATATTACAGAGAGAATGAAGCCAAAGGTGGCTTTGGTATAGGATTGAATATCGTAAAGAAAATTATCGATGAAGAAGATATTCTTTTAGAGGTCGATTCAAAATTTGGAGAGGGTACTACCTTTAAATATATCTTCTAA
- the soxX gene encoding sulfur oxidation c-type cytochrome SoxX: MHTKIKCFAYATLFLSASASLCAVDLTKAYDMPDATKIIEKDLFPAAKTYTMPKSCDLTDAKAIARGEFMFHNLNGAKAKGKLPEGLAKTVEKKGKDGKVKKEPKQYGNCVACHDIEGAKGAGNIGPSLTGYKEMFLDTKVRDAQFVYQKIADPRVDNPNTHMTVNLTTGLFTEQEICDYTAYVVSEKKKK, from the coding sequence ATGCATACAAAGATCAAATGTTTTGCTTATGCAACATTGTTTTTATCAGCTTCAGCATCACTATGTGCTGTGGATTTGACAAAAGCATATGATATGCCAGATGCAACAAAGATAATAGAGAAAGATCTATTCCCAGCGGCTAAAACGTACACAATGCCAAAAAGCTGCGATCTTACAGATGCTAAGGCAATCGCAAGAGGGGAATTTATGTTCCATAATCTCAATGGTGCAAAAGCAAAGGGAAAACTACCAGAAGGTTTGGCTAAGACTGTTGAGAAAAAAGGTAAAGATGGCAAAGTGAAAAAAGAGCCTAAACAGTATGGTAACTGTGTAGCATGTCATGACATTGAAGGGGCGAAGGGTGCAGGAAACATTGGTCCTAGTCTTACAGGGTATAAGGAAATGTTCCTAGATACAAAAGTAAGAGATGCACAATTTGTCTATCAGAAAATTGCTGATCCTAGAGTTGATAATCCAAATACACACATGACAGTGAATCTTACTACAGGACTCTTTACTGAGCAAGAGATTTGTGATTATACTGCGTATGTAGTATCAGAAAAAAAGAAAAAATAA